One Elaeis guineensis isolate ETL-2024a chromosome 10, EG11, whole genome shotgun sequence genomic window carries:
- the LOC105059934 gene encoding nodulin homeobox isoform X1 translates to MRHGKEESSSGKDQIIDLISAVRELNGLSSRELNKLLKESENFTIQFKTVKGFLWQIDMEKLASSLPLHLIAVLLSPDRDMHMGHVLRGFRLLHTLSDLAIRHGRLEQILLDDVKLSEQILDLVFYMLIVLAYCKQDKHIGSSPVLHSVLVACSLHVLTGYFSSQWHELVLILNAHPKVDIFMDVVFDAMQEDIRILHSKLSELNNEVLCEKSSLRAAERTAHYICQQCEASLQFLLSLCQQKVIRDRVLKHKELCKNGGILLLACMILKLNIPDCFKESFDIVATVSRLKAKILSILLQLCEAESISYLDEVAGSQKTMHLANSVALEFLDSLKNAFRQEAKQLGDSHDKSSRMGLVLLNALRLADIFSDDSNFRSFFMTNTIPVLADIFAIPHDEFLSSWCSVNIPMIEEDANLEYDPFTTAGAALCTLNDGCETAQSAPVFLTETNYACPSSFSGIPSVAYAQQRTSYLVKIIANLHVFVPNICEEEEKDLFLNKFHKYMLMEILQLSRYPSSSGIQKATTICKNLSSLAEYARSLTPNLLNDEDVHLLSGFSDQLKKLAEPQIGNNLVQALLVKDEGTSDNKDGYPMHQDTQNNGRTAPSLPRKLDASAQDEALIFNTNDVDAKGRTLEGSLQEMDQLKVASDPTENFETREHAKESGLQEDDKAESAQGEEKQPRKRKRNIMNERQIFLIEKALLEEPEMQRNAASLQSWADKLSCQGSEITSSQLKNWLNNRKARLARAAREARAPSEGETVYPEKSGGASVSHFYDSPESAGEEFYVPPTRGSTHQSITRSGGMMTRASSNEDNDMMIPPSDFVHGMQLNRPSARSVSFEPGQFVMLVDVEGKEVAKGKVFQVEGRWHGKNLDDSSLCIVEVTELKTDKWKEVQHPSEAAGRTFEEAAARNGGVMRVAWDVIRIVLLSR, encoded by the exons ATGAGGCATGGCAAGGAGGAATCCTCGTCTGGCAAGGATCAG ATTATTGACTTAATCTCAGCTGTTAGAGAGTTAAATGGACTTTCTTCGAGAGAACTGAATAAGTTGTTGAAAGAATCTGAGAATTTCACCATACAATTCAAGACAGTAAAGGGATTTCTGTGGCAG ATTGACATGGAAAAACTTGCGTCTTCTCTCCCTCTGCACCTTATTGCTGTACTGTTGTCACCTGATAGGGATATGCACATGGGACATGTGCTTCGTGGTTTCAGGCTTTTGCATACATTGTCTGACCTAGCAATTCGCCATGGTAGACTTGAGCAG ATTCTTCTTGATGATGTAAAGCTGTCTGAACAAATACTGGATCTGGTATTCTATATGTTAATTGTTCTTGCTTATTGCAAGCAG gaCAAACATATCGGAAGTTCCCCCGTTCTGCATTCGGTGCTTGTTGCCTGTAGTCTTCATGTTTTGACAG GTTATTTTTCATCCCAGTGGCATGAACTTGTGCTTATTCTGAATGCACATCCCAAG GTTGATATATTTATGGATGTAGTTTTTGATGCCATGCAAGAAGACATTAGGATATTACATAGCAAGCTATCTGAATTAAACAATGAAGTCCTATGTGAAAAATCCAGTCTCCGTGCTGCTGAAAGAACTGCCCACTATATTTGTCAACAGTGTGAGGCTTCCTTGCAGTTCCTTTTATCCTTGTGCCAGCAAAAGGTGATCCGAGATCGTGTCCTTAAACACAAG GAACTATGTAAAAATGGGGGCATTCTTTTACTGGCTTGTATGATTCTAAAGTTAAACATTCCAGATTGTTTTAAGGAGTCTTTTGACATAGTGGCTACCGTGTCCAGGTTAAAGGCAAAAATTCTGTCTATT TTGCTGCAGCTATGTGAAGCAGAGAGTATTTCTTACCTTGATGAGGTTGCTGGGTCCCAAAAGACCATGCATCTGGCAAATTCTGTTGCATTAGAG TTCCTTGATTCGCTGAAGAATGCATTCAGACAGGAGGCCAAACAACTTGGTGATTCTCATGACAAGAGTAGCCGGATGGGCCTCGTGCTTCTTAATGCACTGCGCCTAGCTGATATATTTTCTGATGATTCAAATTTCCGGTCTTTCTTTATGACTAATACA ATTCCAGTTCTTGCCGACATTTTCGCAATTCCCCATGATGAGTTCCTATCAAGTTGGTGCTCTGTCAATATACCAATGATAGAGGAAGATGCTAATCTTGAGTATGACCCATTTACTACAGCTGGTGCAGCATTGTGTACTCTAAACGATGGCTGTGAGACTGCTCAATCAGCACCTGTTTTTCTGACTGAAACTAATTATGCTTGCCCAAGCAGTTTTAGTGGCATACCTTCAGTTGCATATGCACAACAAAGAACATCATATTTGGTTAAAATAATAGCAAATTTGCACGTTTTTGTTCCTAATATATGTGAAG AAGAAGAAAAGGATTTATTCCTTAACAAATTTCACAAGTATATGCTTATGGAGATTCTTCAATTATCCAGATACCCCTCGAGTTCTGGTATACAGAAGGCTACCACAATTTGTAAAAACTTAA GTTCTTTAGCTGAGTATGCGAGATCTTTGACTCCCAACCTATTAAATGATGAGGATGTGCATCTTTTGAG TGGATTCTCTGATCAACTAAAAAAATTAGCTGAACCACAAATTGGAAATAATTTGGTTCAG GCACTGCTTGTCAAAGATGAAGGTACATCAGACAACAAGGATGGATATCCCATGCACCAG GATACTCAAAATAACGGGAGGACTGCACCATCTTTACCGAGAAAACTAGATGCAAGTGCTCAAGATGAGGCTCTAATCTTCAATACTAATGATGTTGATGCAAAAGGGAGAACTCTAGAAGGTTCGCTCCAAGAGATGGACCAGCTCAAAGTTGCAAGTGATCCTACTGAGAACTTTGAAACAAGAG AGCATGCAAAAGAAAGTGGCTTGCAAGAAGATGACAAAGCAGAGAGTGCTCAGGGTGAAGAAAAGCAACCAAGAAAGAGAAAGCGAAATATTATGAATGAGAGACAGATCTTTTTAATTGAGAAGGCCCTTCTTGAGGAACCTGAAATGCAGAGAAATGCAGCTTCATTGCAGTCATGGGCAGATAAGCTGAGTTGTCAG GGCTCAGAAATTACATCCTCTCAACTAAAGAACTG GCTGAACAATAGGAAAGCGAGGCTTGCTCGTGCTGCCAGGGAAGCCCGAGCTCCATCTGAAGGAGAAACTGTCTATCCTGAAAAATCTGGTGGGGCAAGTGTATCCCATTTCTATGATTCCCCAGAGAGTGCTGGCGAAGAATTCTATGTTCCACCTACCAGAGGAAGCACTCACCAATCCATTACCAGATCTGGCGGCATGATGACAAGAGCATCAAGCAATGAGGATAATGACATGATGATCCCTCCATCCGATTTTGTTCATGGGATGCAGCTAAACCGCCCTTCAGCAAGATCTGTTTCATTTGAACCGGGCCAGTTTGTTATGCTGGTAGATGTAGAAGGAAAGGAAGTTGCAAAGGGTAAGGTGTTTCAGGTAGAAGGTAGATGGCATGGCAAGAACTTGGATGATAGTAGCTTGTGCATTGTTGAGGTCACAGAGCTCAAGACCGATAAGTGGAAAGAGGTTCAACACCCTTCAGAAGCTGCTGGAAGGACATTTGAGGAGGCTGCTGCGAGGAATGGGGGTGTTATGAGGGTAGCATGGGATGTCATCAGAATCGTCTTGTTGTCTCGATAA
- the LOC105059934 gene encoding nodulin homeobox isoform X2, protein MRHGKEESSSGKDQIIDLISAVRELNGLSSRELNKLLKESENFTIQFKTVKGFLWQIDMEKLASSLPLHLIAVLLSPDRDMHMGHVLRGFRLLHTLSDLAIRHGRLEQILLDDVKLSEQILDLVFYMLIVLAYCKQDKHIGSSPVLHSVLVACSLHVLTGYFSSQWHELVLILNAHPKVDIFMDVVFDAMQEDIRILHSKLSELNNEVLCEKSSLRAAERTAHYICQQCEASLQFLLSLCQQKVIRDRVLKHKELCKNGGILLLACMILKLNIPDCFKESFDIVATVSRLKAKILSILLQLCEAESISYLDEVAGSQKTMHLANSVALEFLDSLKNAFRQEAKQLGDSHDKSSRMGLVLLNALRLADIFSDDSNFRSFFMTNTIPVLADIFAIPHDEFLSSWCSVNIPMIEEDANLEYDPFTTAGAALCTLNDGCETAQSAPVFLTETNYACPSSFSGIPSVAYAQQRTSYLVKIIANLHVFVPNICEEEEKDLFLNKFHKYMLMEILQLSRYPSSSGIQKATTICKNLSSLAEYARSLTPNLLNDEDVHLLSGFSDQLKKLAEPQIGNNLVQALLVKDEGTSDNKDGYPMHQDTQNNGRTAPSLPRKLDASAQDEALIFNTNDVDAKGRTLEGSLQEMDQLKVASDPTENFETREHAKESGLQEDDKAESAQGEEKQPRKRKRNIMNERQIFLIEKALLEEPEMQRNAASLQSWADKLSCQAEQ, encoded by the exons ATGAGGCATGGCAAGGAGGAATCCTCGTCTGGCAAGGATCAG ATTATTGACTTAATCTCAGCTGTTAGAGAGTTAAATGGACTTTCTTCGAGAGAACTGAATAAGTTGTTGAAAGAATCTGAGAATTTCACCATACAATTCAAGACAGTAAAGGGATTTCTGTGGCAG ATTGACATGGAAAAACTTGCGTCTTCTCTCCCTCTGCACCTTATTGCTGTACTGTTGTCACCTGATAGGGATATGCACATGGGACATGTGCTTCGTGGTTTCAGGCTTTTGCATACATTGTCTGACCTAGCAATTCGCCATGGTAGACTTGAGCAG ATTCTTCTTGATGATGTAAAGCTGTCTGAACAAATACTGGATCTGGTATTCTATATGTTAATTGTTCTTGCTTATTGCAAGCAG gaCAAACATATCGGAAGTTCCCCCGTTCTGCATTCGGTGCTTGTTGCCTGTAGTCTTCATGTTTTGACAG GTTATTTTTCATCCCAGTGGCATGAACTTGTGCTTATTCTGAATGCACATCCCAAG GTTGATATATTTATGGATGTAGTTTTTGATGCCATGCAAGAAGACATTAGGATATTACATAGCAAGCTATCTGAATTAAACAATGAAGTCCTATGTGAAAAATCCAGTCTCCGTGCTGCTGAAAGAACTGCCCACTATATTTGTCAACAGTGTGAGGCTTCCTTGCAGTTCCTTTTATCCTTGTGCCAGCAAAAGGTGATCCGAGATCGTGTCCTTAAACACAAG GAACTATGTAAAAATGGGGGCATTCTTTTACTGGCTTGTATGATTCTAAAGTTAAACATTCCAGATTGTTTTAAGGAGTCTTTTGACATAGTGGCTACCGTGTCCAGGTTAAAGGCAAAAATTCTGTCTATT TTGCTGCAGCTATGTGAAGCAGAGAGTATTTCTTACCTTGATGAGGTTGCTGGGTCCCAAAAGACCATGCATCTGGCAAATTCTGTTGCATTAGAG TTCCTTGATTCGCTGAAGAATGCATTCAGACAGGAGGCCAAACAACTTGGTGATTCTCATGACAAGAGTAGCCGGATGGGCCTCGTGCTTCTTAATGCACTGCGCCTAGCTGATATATTTTCTGATGATTCAAATTTCCGGTCTTTCTTTATGACTAATACA ATTCCAGTTCTTGCCGACATTTTCGCAATTCCCCATGATGAGTTCCTATCAAGTTGGTGCTCTGTCAATATACCAATGATAGAGGAAGATGCTAATCTTGAGTATGACCCATTTACTACAGCTGGTGCAGCATTGTGTACTCTAAACGATGGCTGTGAGACTGCTCAATCAGCACCTGTTTTTCTGACTGAAACTAATTATGCTTGCCCAAGCAGTTTTAGTGGCATACCTTCAGTTGCATATGCACAACAAAGAACATCATATTTGGTTAAAATAATAGCAAATTTGCACGTTTTTGTTCCTAATATATGTGAAG AAGAAGAAAAGGATTTATTCCTTAACAAATTTCACAAGTATATGCTTATGGAGATTCTTCAATTATCCAGATACCCCTCGAGTTCTGGTATACAGAAGGCTACCACAATTTGTAAAAACTTAA GTTCTTTAGCTGAGTATGCGAGATCTTTGACTCCCAACCTATTAAATGATGAGGATGTGCATCTTTTGAG TGGATTCTCTGATCAACTAAAAAAATTAGCTGAACCACAAATTGGAAATAATTTGGTTCAG GCACTGCTTGTCAAAGATGAAGGTACATCAGACAACAAGGATGGATATCCCATGCACCAG GATACTCAAAATAACGGGAGGACTGCACCATCTTTACCGAGAAAACTAGATGCAAGTGCTCAAGATGAGGCTCTAATCTTCAATACTAATGATGTTGATGCAAAAGGGAGAACTCTAGAAGGTTCGCTCCAAGAGATGGACCAGCTCAAAGTTGCAAGTGATCCTACTGAGAACTTTGAAACAAGAG AGCATGCAAAAGAAAGTGGCTTGCAAGAAGATGACAAAGCAGAGAGTGCTCAGGGTGAAGAAAAGCAACCAAGAAAGAGAAAGCGAAATATTATGAATGAGAGACAGATCTTTTTAATTGAGAAGGCCCTTCTTGAGGAACCTGAAATGCAGAGAAATGCAGCTTCATTGCAGTCATGGGCAGATAAGCTGAGTTGTCAG GCTGAACAATAG